A segment of the Bdellovibrio bacteriovorus genome:
ATCTGATCCTGCAGCCGGATCAGGACGGGAAGTCTGTTCCTAAAGCCAAGTTCATTGGTCGTCTGTTCCAGAAACTGAGCGAGAAAATGGGTCGCAAAGCCCGTCCTCACGATCAGGAGATGTTCAACGATATGGTGACTGTACTGGGTAACGGGGACTTCAAACGCGGTAAGTCCGAATTCATCACTGCATGTCAGGAAGAGCAGGATGCCCATAAAAAAGAAAAAACGATGAACTATCAGGGTTCTTGGGTCAACGGAACTTACTTTGATTGTATGTTGCCGTGGATGGAAAGACTGTTGAAGCTTTCTGCCAGCTACCCGAAAGACAAAAAATCCCAGACGCAGTGGATGACAAATGTCCTTTACACTCTGGAAGAGGCGATTCCATTGCCTCAGCTTTTGAAGTTCCTGGGTAAGGACAACTATATCTACTTCGTGCGTATCAACGGATTCCGTGCCGGTGATGAGGACGGGGATATTGAATACTTCTCCAATACTTTGGGTGATCCGAAGCAGAACATCGAATACGCCAACGGTCTGATTCAGATGTTTGCGACGAAAACCCGTATTTCTCCAATCGAACTGGATAAATCCCTGGGGAGCTTCCGATGAGATCCTTGATTCTTTCCGTTATCTCAATGAGCTTCCTGGCAAGTCACGCTGTGGCCGCTGATCCTTTTGCTGACAAACAATGGGGTCTGAACAACCAGGGCGTGCCGCAAATGATCGACTTGGATCCTTTGCACACCTATAAAATTCCTGCTCGTGCGCAGGAAGACGTGCGTTTGCCTTCTCCGGTAAAAGCCAAAAATAAAATCATCGTGGCGGTCCTGGATACCGGTATCGCCAAAAATCACCCGGATCTGAAGGGTGTGATCCGTCGCAATGAATCTGAGTGCCGGGCTTTGGTGAAGTTTGAAGCCTGTGTGGCTGACAGTGACCGCAAGACCTGTGAAAAGAAATGGATGGATTTGAACAATCCGGAAGTGGATCAGGATAAAAACGGATATCCACTGGATTGTCAGGGCTGGAGCTTGCTGGGGGGCGTGAATGCCGCCGGCATCATGGGCCGTCCGGACTTTGGCGATGACCAGGGTCACGGAACTCACGTCGCCGGTATTATCGCGGCGGAAGTCGACAACAATATCGGTGTGCGTGGACTCAGTGAAAACGTTGAGATCCTGCCGGTGCAGGTGATCGGTGTTCAGCCTTCTGAGCCGATGAAACCTTTGTCTATTTATGATTCCCCACAAGAAACAGGCCGTGAAAGCGTCACCCGCAGTCTGGGGGACATGGTGGGTCGTGGTGTGATCTATGCGATGCGCTCGGGCGCCAAAGTGATCAACTTCTCTATGGGGTGGCCTCAGGCGAAAGATTCTGATTTCATGCGCAAAGTGATTGCTGAAGCTCAGGCCCGCGGTGTGATCATCGTGGCTGCTGCCGGCAATGACTCGACTCGTGCGCTTCTTCGTCCGTGCGCTTATCCGAATGTGATTTGCGTGGGAGCGGCCGGTCCGGATGGCGCGTTCTCGCATTTCTCTAACTTTGGCAGCGGTGTGGATATCGTGGCTCCGGGTGTGAACATCTTGAGCACTTATCCTGAAAGCAAACGTCCAGTGCGTTTCCGTTCAACTTTGGGTTATGAATTCCTTTCTGGAACGTCGCAAGCGTCGCCCTATGTGGCGGCGGCTGTGGCCGAGCTGATGGCTCGTGGTGTTCCGGCGGATGAAATTTACGCAAGACTTGTACTGGGTGCCCGCCCTTTGAAATCAAATCTGTCTTTGGTTTCCGGCGGCTCTCATGAACAAGGACAAGTCCTGAGCCCGGAAAGGGAAATTTACAAAAAATATTCTGTGGCCGGTAACATGGACGTTGAACAGTCCCTGAAAGTTTCCGTGCAGCCTTTGATCGTTCCTGCGGATAAAGAAAAAGTCGAAATCAACTGGGACCGCAAAAGCAAGGACTTGAGTTTTGAGATTTCTTTTGTGAACAAGTGGCAGGCCGTTGATATCGGCAAGGTGAAAATGAACGCCCAGTTCATCAAGCCTCATGCGGATGCTGTACGCCCGTGGATCACCGCGATCAAAGAAGCGGCTCCATACCCAGGCGTGTGGCAGCAGAATGAAGTGCGCAAATACGTGGTGATGATGAGCCTGGTGGATTCCCAGGATCCTTCCCAGTCCCGCATCCCAAGTGAGCTGGATCTGACGGTGGATGTGCGCGTTGGTGATGCCGAAGCCCGCCGCTATGTCTTTGAAAGTGAAGTCGTGGTCAGTGTGACGCCGGAAATGGCATCCAGTGATGTAAAGACATTTAATATCACGGGCATGCCAAGAGCCCGCGTGTCCTTCCTGCCTCTGGATGAAAATCTGGACAACCACCCTGAACAGCGTGATTACCTGGCTCTGAGCCAGCAAAACAACACCTGGCAGTTGTGGCTGGTGGCTGATAACGGCAACGGCGCTTATACGGCCGTGGGTGGCACAAAAATCCGCCCTGAAGGTGAAGCCGACAATCTGCGTGAACAGGTGCTGACTCGTCTGGATCTGAACGGTGACGGTCAGAGCGAATACGTGATGGGCATTCTGGAAGACAAATCCGAACTGGATGAGCCTGAAGCGTCGCCAATGACGTTCTATATCTTTGATAAGGCCATGAAGCTTCTGGAGACCTTCAAGTATTCCGCCGAAGTGGCTCCGGCCCCTTACCAGATGTACTGGCAAAAAATCGGTGGCACCAAACGCCCGGCGTGGGTGGGTGGTGGTAAAGATCCATCCAAAAAACGTGGTTTGAAAGAGCGCTGGGAAAATCCGGACAACTATGAAAAGCCGCAGACCCGTTTCTATTTCCTGAACGAAAAAAATGAATTGAAAGCCCTGGAAGAACATCAGGGTTACAAGATCATCGACGTGATCGAACCGCGCCGGGAACAGATGGTGGCGGGGCGTGTGCCGGTTTTGCTGGCAAAAAACCAGGGAACCGAAGCCAAGCCAAGTTATCTATATAATTTCGCCATCGCCGAGGTGGTGGAAGGCCGTATTGAAAACTTCATGGAGCTGGATCTGTTTGCCCATCAGACCACTTACCGCAACATCCTCGACACCCGTGTCGACAAGGTTCATGCCCTGGATTACGGCAAGGATGAATTTGCGGGCAGCTTCTGGTTCGGTGAAGGTTTGAACCGTCAGCAGCGTTTGTCGGTCTTTGATAACAAGAACTGGGAGCTGTTAGACCAGCAGCTGGGGGCGGAGCGGTCCCAATTTGACTCCGCTTTGTGGGTGCGCGCCGTGTTTGCGGGGCTGCAGCG
Coding sequences within it:
- a CDS encoding S8 family serine peptidase is translated as MRSLILSVISMSFLASHAVAADPFADKQWGLNNQGVPQMIDLDPLHTYKIPARAQEDVRLPSPVKAKNKIIVAVLDTGIAKNHPDLKGVIRRNESECRALVKFEACVADSDRKTCEKKWMDLNNPEVDQDKNGYPLDCQGWSLLGGVNAAGIMGRPDFGDDQGHGTHVAGIIAAEVDNNIGVRGLSENVEILPVQVIGVQPSEPMKPLSIYDSPQETGRESVTRSLGDMVGRGVIYAMRSGAKVINFSMGWPQAKDSDFMRKVIAEAQARGVIIVAAAGNDSTRALLRPCAYPNVICVGAAGPDGAFSHFSNFGSGVDIVAPGVNILSTYPESKRPVRFRSTLGYEFLSGTSQASPYVAAAVAELMARGVPADEIYARLVLGARPLKSNLSLVSGGSHEQGQVLSPEREIYKKYSVAGNMDVEQSLKVSVQPLIVPADKEKVEINWDRKSKDLSFEISFVNKWQAVDIGKVKMNAQFIKPHADAVRPWITAIKEAAPYPGVWQQNEVRKYVVMMSLVDSQDPSQSRIPSELDLTVDVRVGDAEARRYVFESEVVVSVTPEMASSDVKTFNITGMPRARVSFLPLDENLDNHPEQRDYLALSQQNNTWQLWLVADNGNGAYTAVGGTKIRPEGEADNLREQVLTRLDLNGDGQSEYVMGILEDKSELDEPEASPMTFYIFDKAMKLLETFKYSAEVAPAPYQMYWQKIGGTKRPAWVGGGKDPSKKRGLKERWENPDNYEKPQTRFYFLNEKNELKALEEHQGYKIIDVIEPRREQMVAGRVPVLLAKNQGTEAKPSYLYNFAIAEVVEGRIENFMELDLFAHQTTYRNILDTRVDKVHALDYGKDEFAGSFWFGEGLNRQQRLSVFDNKNWELLDQQLGAERSQFDSALWVRAVFAGLQRKGAFVLTNSEIQYHDLVTSRVVSKSFERYTFFPDMLMTNLYFPLTLKDARDASTKIPALFTTESSELSRGVKMLVPVFARDGSAIELVSPARLRFKSSTGCRPMDTPVFDGVKGAHSFDYYCGDKLLRVNLTY